Below is a genomic region from Mesorhizobium sp. NZP2298.
TCATGGTCGAGGCGGGCGGCTGCGCCGGCCTCAAATACCTGATTGGCCTGGAAAACGTCTCGCGTGAGGGGGATGCCGTCATGGAGACGGACGGGGTCAAGGTGTTCGTCGACGCAAGCTCCCAGCCCCATCTCGCCGGCACGACCGTTGACTTCGTCACGGGCCTGGAGTCATCGGGCTTTGTCTTCGACAATCCCAATGCGCGGGACAAATGCGCCTGCGGCAAGTCCTTCGGCTAGCCGCCATCACGACAAGGATCGGCGCCGTGCGGGATAATACCGACAACGTCTACCTCTTCAGCGACAAGCTCTATTTCATCAACCCGCACAATGTCGGCGCTTTGGACACCCCCAATGCGGCCGGGGAGGTCGGCGCCGTCGCCTGCGGCGATGGGCTTAAATTGATAATGGGTTTCGACCCCAAGACCGAGACGATTACTGCCGCAACGTTCCAGACCTTCGGCCGCGGCTCGGCCATAACCGCTTCCTCGACGTTTACCGAATTCATCGTCGGCAAGACCATCGATGAAGCCCTTCAGATCGCCGATCAGGACATAGCGGATTTTCTCGGCGCCCTGCCGCCGCACACGACATACTCATCGTTCGATCGCCTCATTCTGGAGCGCGGTTTACGGCTGATGAGCGAGTTTTTCCGTGCCGTGAGGCAGGCTTTCGAGGAGACG
It encodes:
- a CDS encoding HesB/IscA family protein codes for the protein MITLTESAVAALKAALSRADEPAEGFRIMVEAGGCAGLKYLIGLENVSREGDAVMETDGVKVFVDASSQPHLAGTTVDFVTGLESSGFVFDNPNARDKCACGKSFG
- a CDS encoding iron-sulfur cluster assembly scaffold protein encodes the protein MRDNTDNVYLFSDKLYFINPHNVGALDTPNAAGEVGAVACGDGLKLIMGFDPKTETITAATFQTFGRGSAITASSTFTEFIVGKTIDEALQIADQDIADFLGALPPHTTYSSFDRLILERGLRLMSEFFRAVRQAFEETPGFSRLVLVKASSL